In Capillibacterium thermochitinicola, a genomic segment contains:
- a CDS encoding DUF5320 domain-containing protein, giving the protein MRRTIMPRGDRTGPLGMGPLTGRRLGFCAGSKVPGYLNANYRREFWFERRGYRRAFWLAGMIPWCFYLAYHLFNRSKIKSKSL; this is encoded by the coding sequence ATGAGGAGGACTATTATGCCCAGAGGTGACAGAACTGGTCCTTTGGGAATGGGACCATTAACTGGACGGAGGTTAGGTTTTTGTGCTGGTTCCAAAGTGCCCGGTTATTTGAACGCAAATTACAGACGAGAATTTTGGTTTGAACGACGAGGTTACAGGCGTGCATTCTGGCTTGCTGGAATGATACCCTGGTGTTTTTATCTAGCTTATCACTTATTTAATCGTAGCAAAATTAAAAGTAAGAGCTTATAA